In a single window of the Limnohabitans sp. 2KL-27 genome:
- a CDS encoding LysR family transcriptional regulator: MELKWLDDYLALIETGSFSAAAEKRHVSQPAFSRRIQHLEEWLGVELIDRTHKPLRFTPLATQHESSFRGLVNQVYEFRSTLKSDANSSPGLVISAQHSLAAAHLPAFLQKLRTLHPEQRFRIRSENRDEGVALLLRGQADILLVYESNTSVTGIPAQLATPCALGDDVLVLVASPKLCMSKDFSRPDHPLPLLCFPPESFFGQTVRTHVLPELMQSRLVAVQYVSEFSLGLREMALIHQGAAWLPRSLIAQDLKRKTLQELPTIGREVPLTIMAYFANHGSQPLQQLFAKFSAAQAKV, from the coding sequence ATGGAACTCAAGTGGCTTGACGACTACTTGGCATTGATTGAAACCGGTTCTTTTTCAGCAGCAGCTGAAAAGCGCCATGTTTCGCAGCCGGCCTTTTCAAGGCGCATCCAGCATCTGGAAGAATGGTTAGGCGTTGAGTTGATCGATCGAACGCACAAACCCCTGCGCTTTACACCGCTGGCCACACAGCATGAATCGTCGTTTCGAGGTTTGGTAAATCAAGTTTACGAATTTCGATCCACGCTCAAGTCAGATGCCAACTCAAGCCCGGGGCTGGTGATTTCTGCGCAACACAGTCTTGCAGCAGCTCACCTTCCTGCATTCCTGCAAAAGCTGCGAACACTCCATCCCGAACAACGCTTTCGAATTCGCTCAGAAAACCGAGATGAGGGGGTGGCCTTGCTGCTTCGCGGTCAGGCAGATATTTTGCTCGTATATGAATCCAACACTTCTGTCACAGGCATCCCTGCGCAACTGGCGACTCCCTGCGCTTTGGGAGATGATGTTTTGGTATTGGTGGCCAGTCCCAAACTCTGCATGTCGAAAGATTTTTCAAGACCTGATCACCCATTGCCATTGCTTTGTTTTCCGCCAGAGAGTTTCTTTGGTCAAACGGTCCGCACCCATGTCTTGCCTGAGCTCATGCAGTCTCGCTTGGTGGCTGTGCAATACGTCAGCGAGTTCAGTCTCGGTTTGCGAGAAATGGCCCTGATTCATCAAGGTGCAGCTTGGCTTCCTCGCAGCCTGATCGCTCAAGACTTGAAGCGTAAAACCCTGCAAGAACTACCCACGATCGGACGTGAAGTCCCCTTGACGATCATGGCTTACTTTGCCAACCATGGCAGTCAGCCGCTCCAGCAGCTGTTTGCCAAATTTAGCGCGGCCCAAGCCAAGGTTTAG
- a CDS encoding MBL fold metallo-hydrolase, with product MLQYQTIPVTPFQQNCSLIWDDQTLQAAVVDPGGDLDVLLGAAQRLGLKLEQIWITHGHLDHASGTADLAEQLGGLPIIGPHPADQFWIDGLPAAAAAYGFPPARVFKPTRWLADGDTVTLGAHTLQVRHCPGHTPGHVVFYSPEIKRAFVGDVLFAGSIGRTDFPQGNHDDLIASITARLWPMGNDTVFIPGHGPESTFGRERQSNPYVGGT from the coding sequence ATGTTGCAATACCAAACCATTCCCGTCACGCCATTCCAGCAAAACTGCTCTCTGATTTGGGACGACCAGACCCTGCAGGCGGCGGTGGTGGATCCGGGGGGAGATTTGGATGTGTTGCTGGGGGCCGCCCAACGTCTGGGCCTCAAGCTCGAGCAGATTTGGATCACCCATGGTCATCTGGACCATGCCTCGGGCACCGCCGATTTGGCCGAACAGTTGGGGGGTCTGCCGATCATCGGACCGCATCCGGCAGACCAGTTCTGGATTGATGGCTTGCCTGCTGCGGCAGCTGCCTACGGTTTCCCACCTGCGCGCGTTTTCAAGCCCACGCGCTGGCTGGCCGATGGGGATACCGTGACCTTGGGTGCGCACACTTTGCAGGTGCGCCATTGCCCTGGGCACACGCCTGGCCATGTGGTGTTTTATTCACCTGAGATCAAGCGAGCGTTTGTGGGTGATGTGCTGTTTGCGGGCAGCATTGGCCGCACTGATTTCCCGCAAGGCAACCACGACGATTTGATCGCCAGCATCACCGCGCGTTTGTGGCCCATGGGCAATGACACGGTGTTCATTCCTGGTCATGGCCCTGAGAGCACGTTTGGTCGTGAACGACAGTCCAACCCTTACGTGGGTGGGACCTGA